The following proteins are co-located in the Sphingomonas panacis genome:
- a CDS encoding cytochrome c oxidase subunit 3, which yields MSARPQRRVGDLSGLPESASGPRHLVWWGNIGFMLIEGTGFLLAAGVYLYLASQTPHWPPTGDIPPALMWSGIFTIGLLASEIPNLWLLRRSQAKDVRAVRYGTALMTILGIALAAARWFELQHLGVRWDHDAYGSALWLLMVLHTTHVVTDLGDTAVLSVWLFTHEVGDDQFADVEDNSNYWTFVVMAWLPIYVLVYWVPRWM from the coding sequence ATGAGCGCGCGCCCGCAGCGCCGCGTCGGTGATCTCTCCGGCCTGCCCGAGAGCGCGTCGGGGCCGCGCCACCTCGTCTGGTGGGGCAATATCGGCTTCATGCTGATCGAAGGCACCGGCTTCCTGCTGGCGGCCGGCGTGTACCTCTATCTGGCGAGCCAGACGCCGCACTGGCCACCGACTGGCGATATACCGCCTGCCTTGATGTGGAGTGGCATCTTCACGATCGGCCTGTTGGCGAGCGAGATCCCGAACCTTTGGTTGCTCAGACGATCTCAAGCGAAGGACGTGCGGGCGGTGCGCTATGGCACCGCGCTGATGACGATCCTGGGAATCGCATTGGCGGCGGCGCGGTGGTTCGAGCTTCAGCATCTCGGGGTGCGCTGGGACCATGACGCTTATGGCTCGGCGCTGTGGTTGCTGATGGTGCTGCACACCACGCATGTCGTCACCGATCTCGGCGATACGGCCGTGCTGTCGGTATGGCTGTTCACGCACGAAGTCGGCGACGATCAGTTCGCCGACGTCGAGGACAATTCCAATTACTGGACCTTCGTGGTGATGGCGTGGCTGCCGATCTACGTATTGGTCTATTGGGTGCCGCGATGGATGTGA
- a CDS encoding c-type cytochrome: MPTSLRLIAALLVAATIAAIASIAVLHAQDVAHARTQAEQMTGGSVDRGKLALSRYGCGACHVITGIADAQGQAGPSLAGIASRATIAGRLANQPDQMVLWLRHPQQIVPGNAMPDQQLSERNARDIAAYLYTLRKTTY; encoded by the coding sequence ATGCCGACTAGCCTGCGCCTGATCGCCGCGCTGCTGGTGGCGGCCACGATCGCCGCGATCGCCTCGATCGCGGTACTGCACGCGCAGGACGTCGCGCACGCCCGCACCCAGGCCGAGCAGATGACCGGAGGTAGCGTCGATCGCGGCAAGCTCGCTTTGTCCCGCTACGGCTGCGGCGCGTGCCATGTCATCACCGGCATCGCCGATGCACAGGGGCAGGCCGGGCCATCGCTCGCCGGCATCGCCAGTCGCGCGACGATCGCGGGGCGGCTCGCCAACCAGCCCGATCAGATGGTGCTTTGGCTGAGGCATCCGCAGCAGATCGTGCCGGGCAACGCAATGCCCGACCAGCAGCTGAGCGAGCGCAACGCGCGCGATATCGCTGCCTATCTGTATACCCTGCGGAAGACGACCTACTGA
- a CDS encoding cytochrome c oxidase subunit II: MRGAWSFAWLFPLAACAGPQSPLAPAGLQAEWQHWLLMLMFWVCGIVYALVMALLGASIWRGRRRLTGTPETSPDDRRLSKGLGLWAGMIVAGLTILILGSFVVERELANERKREALVVRVTAQQWWWRIQYRDPAGTGWIETANELHLPAGRTARIELGSVDVIHSFWVPNVAGKMDVIPGRANAIDVTPHRLGWFRGQCAEFCGAQHAHMAFDVKVDTPAEFAAWLATQASPATPPAGAAMVVTNGPCASCHTIRGTAARGRAGPDLTHVGGRRSVAAGTLPMSRGALQGWIAQPQALKPGTLMPAVALTGAQIDATAAYLESRK, translated from the coding sequence ATGAGAGGCGCTTGGTCGTTCGCTTGGCTTTTTCCGCTTGCCGCGTGCGCCGGGCCGCAGAGTCCGCTCGCGCCAGCCGGGCTTCAGGCGGAGTGGCAGCATTGGCTGCTGATGCTCATGTTCTGGGTCTGCGGCATCGTCTACGCGCTGGTGATGGCGCTGCTCGGGGCGAGCATCTGGCGCGGACGACGCCGCCTTACCGGTACGCCAGAGACGTCGCCCGACGATCGCCGATTGAGCAAGGGGCTCGGGCTATGGGCGGGGATGATCGTAGCAGGGCTGACGATCCTCATCCTCGGCAGCTTCGTGGTCGAGCGTGAACTCGCCAATGAACGCAAGCGCGAGGCGTTGGTGGTGCGTGTCACCGCGCAGCAATGGTGGTGGCGCATTCAGTATCGCGATCCGGCAGGCACAGGCTGGATCGAAACCGCCAACGAACTCCACTTGCCGGCAGGGCGCACGGCGCGGATTGAACTGGGTTCGGTGGACGTGATCCATAGCTTCTGGGTGCCGAATGTCGCCGGCAAGATGGACGTGATCCCCGGCCGCGCCAACGCGATCGACGTTACGCCGCACCGGCTCGGCTGGTTCCGCGGCCAGTGCGCGGAGTTCTGCGGCGCGCAGCACGCTCACATGGCCTTCGATGTGAAGGTCGACACGCCCGCCGAGTTCGCCGCATGGCTTGCCACACAAGCCAGCCCGGCGACGCCGCCTGCCGGCGCTGCGATGGTGGTGACGAACGGGCCGTGCGCGTCTTGCCACACGATCCGCGGTACCGCGGCGCGCGGGCGCGCCGGGCCGGATCTCACGCATGTCGGTGGCCGCCGTTCGGTCGCGGCGGGGACGTTGCCGATGAGCCGTGGCGCGCTGCAAGGCTGGATCGCGCAACCGCAGGCACTCAAACCCGGCACGCTGATGCCGGCGGTCGCGTTGACGGGCGCGCAGATCGACGCGACGGCTGCCTATCTGGAGTCGCGCAAGTGA
- a CDS encoding cbb3-type cytochrome c oxidase subunit I: MSRLDETWADRPGWWGFLTTVDHKRIAARYIVTVVAMLFLAGMLALDMRLQLSTANGTRMGPQLYDESFSLHGSTMLFLVSVPVMEAMGIWLVPLMLGARNLAFPRLTAFSYWLYFGGVLMLWVPHALGITPDLGWFEYPPLSGPGYAPGHRADIWAQMITFTEVAALSASVNIAATILKMRPPGMTLARMPFFLWAMLIASLMTIFALPAVMLVTSMLIADRLVSTQFFTPAGGGDVLLFQHLFWFFGHPEVYIIFVPAVGFVSAIVEAFSRRPLFGHIAMVLSLLSISVLAFGLWVHHMFAVGLPRLGNDFYTAASMAIALPAGIQIFCWIATIWSGQPRFATPMLWVVGFIATFVIGGLSGIMVASAPLDLQLTDTYFIVAHFHYVLVGGAMFPLFGAFCYWYPKATGRMMSERWGIVAFGLIVGGFNLGFFPMHILGLEGMPRRVYTYGPEMGWGGLNLLATIGAAVSVLGGLVLVGNALLSYWRGAPAGADPWGGPTLEWAAPSPPPPYNFEHTPVVTGIAPLWEHDDLPVMTGLKDDAREVLVTSVVDAIPLYRQHSPAPSIWPLAAAMAVSAMFVGSIFTAWAIVWGMVPVAIGLILWFWPVRGRATSGPLRARGQ, translated from the coding sequence GTGAGCCGGCTGGACGAGACCTGGGCAGACCGGCCGGGTTGGTGGGGGTTTCTGACCACGGTCGACCACAAGCGCATCGCCGCGCGCTACATCGTGACCGTGGTGGCGATGCTGTTCCTCGCCGGCATGCTCGCGCTCGACATGCGGCTGCAACTCAGCACCGCGAACGGCACGCGGATGGGGCCTCAACTTTACGATGAGAGCTTCTCGCTGCACGGTTCGACCATGCTGTTCCTCGTCTCGGTGCCGGTGATGGAGGCGATGGGCATCTGGCTGGTGCCGCTGATGCTCGGTGCGCGCAACCTCGCCTTCCCCCGACTGACCGCGTTCAGCTACTGGCTGTACTTTGGAGGCGTGCTGATGCTGTGGGTGCCACATGCGCTCGGCATCACGCCCGATCTCGGCTGGTTCGAATATCCGCCGCTATCGGGGCCAGGCTATGCGCCGGGGCACCGTGCCGACATCTGGGCGCAGATGATCACCTTCACCGAGGTCGCCGCGCTGTCCGCATCGGTGAACATCGCCGCGACCATCCTCAAGATGCGACCACCCGGCATGACGCTGGCACGCATGCCGTTCTTCCTGTGGGCAATGCTCATCGCGTCGCTGATGACGATCTTCGCGCTGCCCGCGGTGATGCTGGTGACGAGCATGCTGATCGCCGACCGGCTCGTCTCCACCCAGTTCTTCACGCCGGCGGGTGGCGGCGACGTGCTGCTGTTCCAGCATCTGTTCTGGTTCTTCGGCCATCCAGAGGTGTATATCATCTTCGTGCCGGCGGTCGGGTTCGTCTCCGCGATCGTCGAGGCGTTTTCGCGGCGTCCGCTGTTCGGGCATATCGCGATGGTTCTGTCGCTGCTCTCGATCTCCGTGCTCGCCTTCGGGCTGTGGGTGCATCACATGTTCGCGGTCGGACTGCCCCGGCTCGGCAACGATTTCTACACCGCCGCGAGCATGGCGATTGCATTGCCTGCGGGCATCCAGATCTTCTGCTGGATCGCGACGATCTGGAGCGGGCAGCCGCGCTTCGCGACGCCGATGCTGTGGGTGGTCGGTTTCATCGCGACCTTCGTGATCGGCGGCTTGTCGGGCATCATGGTCGCCTCGGCACCGCTCGATCTGCAATTGACCGACACGTATTTCATCGTCGCGCACTTCCATTATGTGCTGGTCGGCGGCGCGATGTTCCCGTTGTTCGGGGCGTTCTGCTATTGGTATCCGAAGGCGACCGGCCGGATGATGTCGGAGCGGTGGGGCATCGTCGCGTTCGGGCTGATCGTCGGCGGGTTCAATCTCGGCTTCTTCCCGATGCACATCCTCGGCCTCGAAGGCATGCCGCGACGGGTCTACACATATGGCCCGGAGATGGGCTGGGGTGGGCTGAACCTGCTCGCGACGATCGGCGCTGCCGTGTCGGTACTCGGCGGGCTGGTGCTGGTCGGCAATGCACTGCTCAGCTATTGGCGCGGCGCGCCTGCGGGTGCCGACCCGTGGGGCGGGCCGACGCTCGAATGGGCCGCGCCATCGCCGCCGCCGCCGTATAATTTCGAGCATACCCCCGTCGTCACCGGCATCGCGCCGCTGTGGGAGCATGACGATCTGCCGGTGATGACCGGCCTCAAGGACGATGCGCGCGAGGTGCTGGTGACGTCGGTCGTGGATGCGATCCCGCTCTACCGCCAACACAGCCCGGCGCCTTCGATCTGGCCGCTGGCGGCGGCGATGGCGGTGTCGGCAATGTTCGTCGGCAGCATCTTCACCGCCTGGGCGATCGTATGGGGTATGGTGCCGGTCGCGATCGGGCTGATCCTGTGGTTTTGGCCGGTGCGCGGGCGCGCCACCAGCGGGCCGCTGCGGGCGCGCGGACAATGA
- a CDS encoding cytochrome c oxidase assembly protein: MRAARGLVPVALSVPGAAWAHTLGTGASVGWTWDTWITVPLALSGLVATIGWARLLARSGQGASGLRRRGLCFLAGWLVLAGALVSPLHEAGERSFAMHMAEHELLMLVAAPLLVVSRPLAVMLWAFPLPLRRVLGGAGAAKPVTAIWRALTAPILATALQAAALWLWHMPLLFDIALADAGWHAVQHVSFLASALLFWTAMLRGHDTAQRGTAILCLFATAMISGALGALMALSASPWYTGYSELGMAPFGLTPAEDQQVAGLLMWVPGGLVHAAAAVLLMRALLQDRSPGTLAYAD, from the coding sequence GTGAGAGCGGCTCGCGGTCTCGTGCCGGTCGCGCTGTCGGTTCCTGGCGCGGCGTGGGCGCATACCCTCGGAACGGGCGCATCGGTCGGGTGGACGTGGGACACGTGGATCACGGTGCCACTCGCGCTAAGCGGGCTCGTCGCGACAATCGGGTGGGCGCGGCTCCTGGCGCGTTCGGGACAGGGCGCATCGGGTCTGCGCCGACGCGGGCTTTGCTTTCTCGCCGGCTGGCTGGTGCTGGCAGGTGCGCTGGTGTCGCCGTTGCACGAGGCGGGTGAGCGATCTTTCGCGATGCACATGGCCGAGCATGAATTGCTGATGCTCGTCGCCGCACCGCTGCTGGTGGTCTCGCGCCCGCTGGCGGTGATGCTCTGGGCGTTTCCGCTACCGCTGCGCCGCGTTCTGGGCGGAGCGGGGGCGGCCAAGCCGGTTACCGCGATTTGGCGCGCACTGACCGCACCGATACTGGCGACGGCATTGCAGGCGGCGGCGCTGTGGCTTTGGCATATGCCGCTGCTGTTCGATATCGCGCTTGCGGACGCGGGCTGGCACGCCGTGCAGCATGTGTCCTTCTTGGCAAGCGCGTTGTTGTTCTGGACTGCGATGCTGCGCGGACACGACACCGCACAGCGTGGCACCGCGATACTGTGCCTGTTCGCGACCGCGATGATCTCCGGAGCACTCGGCGCGCTGATGGCACTGTCCGCAAGCCCCTGGTACACAGGCTATTCGGAACTCGGCATGGCACCGTTCGGCCTAACCCCGGCGGAGGACCAGCAGGTCGCCGGGCTGCTCATGTGGGTGCCAGGCGGCCTTGTTCACGCCGCCGCCGCCGTGTTGCTGATGCGCGCATTGTTGCAGGACCGTTCGCCCGGGACACTCGCTTATGCCGACTAG